One genomic window of Metopolophium dirhodum isolate CAU chromosome 4, ASM1992520v1, whole genome shotgun sequence includes the following:
- the LOC132942651 gene encoding uncharacterized protein LOC132942651 gives MSQNMPYANFKWVKPELDGLDDLDETSPIGRIYEVDVSYPEHLHDEHNDLPFLPQNGIPTGSKVKKLMATFERKTNYIIHYRNLQQAIANGLIVEKVHRVVQFDQSPWLAEYINLNTEMRKNATNDFEREFFKLMNNAVFGKTMESMRKRIQMELVSNDRRLQKLINKCTFKHSTSYNENLNAVSLENKIIEFCKPIYIGN, from the exons ATGTCGCAAAATATGCCTTATGCAAATTTTAAATGGGTCAAGCCAGAGTTGGATGGACTCGATGATTTGGATGAGACTTCACCCATAGGTCGGATATACGAGGTAGATGTGTCATATCCTGAACACCTACATGACGAGCATAATGACTTACCATTCCTTCCTCAAAACGGAATACCTACGGGCTCGAAGGTAAAGAAACTGATGGCGACATTCGAGAGGAAGACAAACTATATAATACACTACCGTAATCTTCAACAGGCTATAGCAAATGGGTTGATAGtggaaaaa gtacatagaGTCGTACAATTCGATCAATCTCCTTGGTTAGCCGAATATATCAATTTGAATACTGAGATGCGAAAGAACGCTACGAATGACTTCGAGAGGGAGTTTTTTAAACTCATGAATAACGCTGTATTTG GGAAGACAATGGAGAGTATGAGAAAAAGGATACAAATGGAATTAGTATCCAATGACAGACGTTTACAAAAGCTTATAAATAAGTGTACGTTTAAACATAGTACATCATATAATGAAAATTTGAATGCTGTATCACTAGAAAATAAGATAATTGAATTCTGCAAACCTATCTATAtcggtaattaa